From one Chanodichthys erythropterus isolate Z2021 chromosome 3, ASM2448905v1, whole genome shotgun sequence genomic stretch:
- the LOC137003609 gene encoding uncharacterized protein: MGGVTCERIPDRQQNSSTTSGSDPCYNYTILDQYWRDIQPNYYINTHDDTLVEWSGWYRLYLRGKSAQMSEWCVSTTHCGGETGLSLNGSHPRIENGVVTRKVVGTNAWWWLWSSSSCGSYKSTSIRVKACPGDYYVYEFVKPNASIPKPTYCAVAFQNISSDPCYNYQSLDRPWRANNESVDSICDYYFSWNGWYRFFYYGMNIQMPETCVGSDSCNAWITLYLNGPHPRIGDGVVTREVCGGTYGTRCCEYRTRPIRVKACPGNYYVYELVKPDVWCAGYCTNISTVSQPVPSISPTIITGSNNLNYDPCNNYNTLNNYWRNILDYGHQYGLNSDYDDTRVSWDGWYRLYINGLSAQMPEWCVSYLPCGGFSSLWLAGSHPQLGDGVVTRDIYGSHFEECRYYRSNPIQVKACPGNYYVYKFTRPPLSIPAPVYCAVRFTTPSIDPCFNYNSLDEPWRATNNRYDSNNLRCDNFQSSGWYRLFYNGQSVQMTESCVNQYMCGTYIPMWLNGSHPQLGDGVVTRQICGSAWTGCCNYKSLPIQVKACPGNYYVYEFVRPIFCGAYCASEHLLKLSFRVVSYLSVLLLGVKDHCSELSCSEDEHCGKRNGVYGCLCNNNNNTHRSNSDSFDFSETCESSSGSMSVSRCQLFEAGFSADILHLNDPSCRGTVRNGRVEFHFDNDQHICGTNLVANGTHFIYDNFILGTPKSEGLISREKVLKLSFSCAYPQTQTLSMNVEINSLESIVHKSLPAGEGRYRVRMIPYQDDQFTQPFTGAVDAELNQEMHVEVRVEGVDSRQFALVMDKCWATPVNDPNYDLRWDLVIQECPNPDDDTVQLQQNGVSTSSRFSFRMFIFTANSTKLYLHCAVHLCLLSSNRCSTNCTSGPHWRERRSLDFHDSASISMGPLMLSEGKTDKLVPVQVKVSEASCLCASLMVFLVPLMSVFIIF, translated from the exons atgggcggggttacaTGTGAGAGGATCCCTGATAGACAGCAGAACA GTTCTACAACTTCCGGCTCTGATCCATGCTATAATTATACCATTCTTGATCAATACTGGAGAGACATACAGCCGAATTACTACATTAACACACATGATGACACTCTTGTTGAATGGAGTGGCTGGTATCGGCTGTATCTAAGAGGAAAAAGTGCTCAGATGTCTGAGTGGTGTGTGAGTACTACGCATTGTGGTGGTGAAACTGGACTGTCTCTTAATGGTTCTCATCCACGAATTGAGAATGGAGTGGTGACCCGTAAAGTTGTGGGAACTAATGCATGGTGGTGGTTGTGGTCATCGTCTTCTTGTGGCAGCTACAAGTCCACCTCCATTCGAGTCAAAGCCTGTCCAGGAGATTATTACGTCTATGAATTTGTCAAACCCAATGCATCAATCCCCAAACCAACGTATTGTGCAG TTGCTTTCCAAAACATCAGCAGTGATCCGTGCTACAACTATCAGTCTCTGGATCGCCCCTGGAGAGCCAACAATGAAAGTGTAGACAGCATTTGTGATTATTATTTCTCCTGGAATGGCTGGTACCGGTTTTTCTACTATGGAATGAACATCCAGATGCCAGAGACCTGTGTTGGTTCAGACAGCTGTAACGCATGGATCACGCTGTACCTCAACGGTCCTCACCCTCGGATAGGGGATGGAGTGGTGACCAGGGAGGTCTGTGGAGGGACTTATGGGACTCGCTGCTGTGAATACAGAACAAGACCCATCAGAGTGAAAGCATGTCCAGGAAATTACTACGTCTATGAACTTGTGAAACCAGATGTGTGGTGTGCGGGATACTGCACAA ATATCAGCACCGTTTCACAGCCAGTTCCCTCTATAAGTCCCACCATAATCACTGGATCCAACAATTTGA ATTATGACCCGTGCAATAACTACAACACACTCAACAACTATTGGAGAAACATACTTGATTACGGGCATCAATATGGACTCAATTCTGATTATGATGACACTCGTGTTAGCTGGGATGGCTGGTATCGACTCTACATTAATGGCTTGAGTGCTCAGATGCCTGAATGGTGTGTGTCTTACTTGCCATGTGGAGGTTTTAGTTCTCTGTGGCTTGCCGGCTCTCATCCTCAGTTAGGAGATGGAGTTGTTACTCGTGACATTTACGGCTCTCACTTTGAGGAGTGCAGATACTACAGATCCAACCCAATCCAAGTCAAAGCTTGTCCTGGAAATTATTATGTCTACAAATTTACTAGGCCTCCTCTTTCAATCCCAGCTCCTGTATATTGTGCAG TACGTTTCACCACCCCAAGCATCGACCCCTGCTTTAACTACAACAGTCTGGATGAGCCTTGGAGAGCCACAAACAATCGTTATGATAGTAACAATTTAAGGTGTGATAACTTCCAGAGCTCAGGCTGGTACAGGCTGTTCTACAATGGTCAGAGTGTCCAGATGACAGAATCCTGTGTTAATCAGTACATGTGTGGCACTTACATCCCAATGTGGCTCAACGGCTCTCATCCACAGCTGGGAGATGGAGTGGTCACCCGTCAGATCTGTGGTTCCGCATGGACTGGCTGCTGTAATTACAAATCCCTCCCTATTCAAGTCAAAGCCTGTCCAGGAAATTACTATGTTTATGAGTTTGTCAGACCAATATTTTGTGGAGCTTATTGTGCAAGTGAGCATTTACTCAAAT TGTCTTTTCGTGTTGTATCATATTTATCTGTACTTCTCTTAGGTGTGAAAGATCACTGTTCTGAACTCAGCTGCTCTGAGGATGAACACTGTGGGAAGAGAAATGGTGTTTATGGCTGTttatgcaacaacaacaacaacacccaCAGATCAAATTCTGACTCTTTTG ATTTCTCAGAAACCTGTGAAAGCAGCTCTGGCTCCATGTCTGTGTCTCGCTGTCAGCTCTTTGAGGCTGGTTTTTCAGCTGACATCTTACACCTCAATGATCCGAGCTGCAGAGGAACGGTCCGGAACGGCAGAGTGGAATTTCATTTTGATAACGATCAACACATCTGTGGTACAAATCTTGTG gcCAACGGCACCCACTTCATCTATGATAACTTTATTCTGGGGACACCAAAATCAGAAGGCCTCATCAGCAGAGAGAAAGTTCTGAAGCTTTCTTTCAGTTGCGCTTACCCCCAAACACAAACACTTTCCATGAATGTGGAAATCAACTCACTGGAGAG CATTGTGCACAAGAGCCTTCCGGCAGGTGAAGGGAGATATCGTGTTCGTATGATTCCTTATCAGGATGATCAGTTCACGCAGCCCTTCACTGGTGCAGTGGATGCAGAGCTCAACCAGGAGATGCATGTGGAAGTTCGTGTTGAGGGGGTCGACAGCCGACAGTTTGCCCTGGTGATGGACAAGTGTTGGGCTACACCTGTGAATGATCCCAATTATGATCTACGCTGGGATCTTGTCATTCAAGA GTGTCCCAATCCAGATGACGATACAGTGCAGCTGCAGCAGAACGGCGTCTCAACATCCAGCCGTTTCTCCTTCAGGATGTTTATCTTCACTGCAAACTCCACTAAGCTTTACCTGCACTGTGCTGTTCACCTTTGCCTTCTGTCAAGCAATCGCTGCTCAACA AACTGTACCTCTGGACCGCACTGGAGAGAGCGCAGGTCTCTGGACTTCCATGACAGTGCTTCTATATCCATGGGTCCTCTGATGTTGTCTGAAGGAAAAACAG ATAAGTTGGTCCCAGTGCAAGTGAAGGTATCTGAAGCTTCTTGTCTGTGTGCTTCCCTGATGGTGTTTCTTGTTCCTCTGATGAGTGTCTTTATCATCTTTTAG